The DNA segment ACCCGCTAAGTGTCCCACTGTAGTTCATGTTCAAACATCCCCATAGAGGACCGCGGTAGCCCAAAGCAATACTGTTATGTGTGGTTATTTCAGcacaaaatgttgaaaaaacTCTGATGGCTGTGTTACACCAGGGCAACTTTTACACAACATGAAACTGAGGGTACATGTTGTATGACTTAGGCTGTAGCATGGATGAGTGGTTAGTTTTGATTTTGTAGATATACCAAAGGAGGACACTACTTGAGTACCAAAAGGCACCAGCTACCAGGAACGTGCTTTATTGAAGAAATTAGACATACTGACACATTGAGCTGCCTTAAGGAGAAAGTGGCCTTCTCCAAGCAGCAGTCATCATCGAAccatataatggtttgggttggaagggaccttaaagatcattcagctccaacccccttgccatgggcagggacaacttccatTAGaccaggttgcttaaagccccattcaacctggccttgaacccttccaCAGATGGGCTATCTGCAACTtctctccaggcaacctgttccagtgcttcaccactaccttagtgaagattttttttccttgtatctaAACTGAATCTAGCCTATCTCAGTTTAAAGTcatctcttgtcctgtcactacgtGCCCTTCTAaaatgtccctctccagctttctgtaGGCTTCCTTTAGTTACCAGAAGACCGCTATGAGATCTAACTGGAACCTTccctgaacaaccccaaccaTCCCTTCAGATGTCCCGAGTGTCACAGAATATCCCTATGCTGTGGCCTATGATCTGGCCCATAATCTGAGCATGTCTGAATCAATGTGACTGCTAAAACTTGAGCCaggaaggcttttttcttttttcatgcaAAGGTGCCAAATTTTGTTGAGAAACTGTAATGACATTTCTAAAAGGTATTTCCCATCCCTTGGATATTTATTAAGGCACATAGTAATGCTCATTTGTATTCAAATCGATTGAAATGGATATATGTGAGGTGAAAGAATGTCACTTACAATTTCTTCTTCAAGGAGACTTCACAGAAAGAACCTTGACTTTATCAGTTCCCTCCCCACTCCTTCATTTCACCCGAAGTAGCCCAGGGATGCCACTCTGCAGAGCATATTGTAAATTCTGGATTTGATTCATTGTTGGTCTCAGTAGCTCAAGGCAGCTGCAAATCCAGTTTATTCGTCCAGTTAAAGTGGTTTTATGGCTGCTGTGCATCTCCAAAGATTTGCAAGCCAGCAGTGTATGCCACTAAATCAACTTATGTCAGTTTTCCAAGCTTTTTGAGAGAACAATAAGAAGGATGCTATTGCTTTACTTCTTAACCTTTGGTGCTTTCAAGAgctttttctcattctgaaGTTGTGCCCAAATCCTTGAGGTTCAATGCAGGATTTATTACTCATCTTCATTGTTTAGATTCTGCTTAATAGTTTATTGAAGTCCATAGAGTTTAAAACAGGCTCCTGCGTATAAATCATGCTgaataaataaagcatattttacCAGAGGAATATAATATTTAGGGTTTGTCCACAAGGGAAAATGTTCTGGTATAACTGGCAATGTCACCTGGAAATGCAGTGGCTAACGTACTTCCAGTGCTAGAACAGGTGCTGCAATTCTGTGCTGAGTGCTTCCTTGTGCCTCAGCTTAGTTTGATTTGGAAGCAGAGTAAGATGAACCATGAGCAAGTACTTAGGGGATATCAAGGCTTTTCCCAGACTGACCTTGAGGTAGCAGAGTCAGAGACATGGAATAGGCAGAGTGTGGAATAGCTGTTCTGCAACAGCCTTGCCaggttttttcccctggatCTACTGTTTGTACATGGTCCATCTGCCAAATACCTGCTCATCCCTATTTGGTAGCTCTGCATGATCCCTTCTtgtgaattttcttctcttgacGTTTGAATGCAAACACAGCATGTGTCTTAAACATACACAGTCACCAcgagcagggagctggaacaCAAGGACAATAAAACCAGCAAGAAATTATATGCATGAATCATCAAGGAGAAATAGGCGGATGAGCTTCGATCATTCAAGAATTAATTCAGTCAACTGCAATAATGCTAACACAGCTTAGACTGGGACTTTCTGTTATGCGTCTACAGGACAGGTTTGACCTTGTCCAAACCTGAGTGACATGTCAGTGACGTTCTTGGCTGTGTGTGATACCTCTTAAAAATTCCATCAGAATTATCAACTTGAACTTCACATGGAGAAACTTTCACTTACAGTTTAAAGATTACTTTAAATTTGGTCCCTGTGTCCTCACTCGGATTTGCTGTCCTCACACTGCAGAAGCCAGAAGCCACTTGTTGAAGAGGGACAAGCTCTGTTCCTTTGGGGAGAGAAGCAATAAGTTTAGTccctgtaaagaaaaagagagagttGGTCTTGAAGTTAATTGATTCCATGCAGGAATGCCGCAATATCAGTCATGGGATCCCCTACACCAGCTGCATGGGGACGTACACGAAAAGCAGGTTACAGCCATCAATGTTCTCTGCTACCAACCTGTGACATCTCTGGTATTTTCAAACTGTTACCCACAGTTACTACAGCCAGTTACCCACGGCTGTAGGGGAAAGATGCCTTGAATGCTCATTCAGAAAAACCTACATGACTAGCAGTGACTGctacagctctgctgtgaaCAGCACTTTTGCATTTGTTAAAGGATGACAAGGAAATGTGAAAACCCCAGCTACAAGCTGAAGctgatttccattttttaaagtcagaaaTATGGATTTAGTTGCCCGTCCTCCACAAGCTGctaacagcaaaacaaagcagatagGGAATTGCTGCCCTTGCATTTTGGCTGAGGAGTTGTAACTGACTTTGGCCTTTTACTTGAAAATGGTTGCAATTATGCtaaaattttcatctttttagtACTGTTGCCTCTCCTCCTGTGCCTTCCGATGCAGCTGAACCATGAGGTCTGTGGTAATGAAAGGCATCTTTTTACTCTGTCAATGCCATTGTTAGTTTTATCTCTGCGGCTCACAGTAGGTCCTTGAATGAAACCACAAAACAGCCCTGCTGTTATCAGTACAGGGCAGAACTGGATGGGAAACTTGTGGTTTTGCTCTGACTAGTGCTGTGTCTTCATGCAGCTGCAGTGTAATGCTGGGAAGTACTGGCTGCCTTCAGCATCCCTTTAACTcacctgaaaaagagaaggaactTCAAAGCACTCACCAGTTTCCTGGAAGTGTTTGACACCTCAGATTACTCAGCCATGCCTGGGCAATGTGGGTCCTGCAGGTGACCTTCGCACCATCAGTCAGACTGACTTGGGCCATTTTAGGCATCAGCTTCCCTGGAGTCACTGGAGATGTCCATCACCTTGACCCAGGAGCTGCCACACACTGCGTGAGTTTGCATCTCACCCATAGCCCAAGTTCAAGCATTTAGGGCTTGTACAGTCTtggaacagaaacagaaagggcAATACCACAGGCTTTCCACCAGTTTCTGCCCTGGGCAGATAAGAACGGTACTTTTGTAAATCATCCCAAGGCATTGCCATGACTCAGTTCCAAGCTGTGCAGATAAAACAAGccatttttctgttgtcagaaaaataaagagcagtggtgttagaaaaataaagagctttGTAGAAGCTCCAGAGACGCCAAAAGAACGGAACAGTTGAAGAGAATagtattctattattattattattattatcatcattattgGTTTGTACTGTGCCTGGACTCCATAGCATCCCTCTAGGACTAGAGCAGTTATTCTGGGCACTGGAAATGAGTGAAATTAAGAGATAGACTGTGCTTTTAGAGGGCTCTCAGTCTAAGCACCAGAgtagaaagaagggaaagaaagggaggtaGAAGTACTACTGAAGTGTTGCTGCTGAGAGAATGTTTTAGAACTCATTTGTGAAACAGTAAGGGCATTATTTGGCACACAGGGGACaaggcagggcagagcagcatCCTCACATCATAAACGTTCttctctaatttatttttttcttcctcagaagCCAAATACAATGTCTGAGACTTTTGTTCAAAGACGCAAAGGAGACTAAAGCTCCCATATTATGGTAACTTTCCACAGGAGTCAGACTCCTAGCTGCTTTCATCCAAACAGGGCTGTGTTATTGCTCCCTGCTTCACAACTCCACTTTGATGTCTTCACAGCACTTTACCCCTTTTGCCGTTTGAACATTGCCCTCTTGGAGAGACGGGATTCATctgggggcagggaaggagataatatttaaaaaaaaaagaacaaaaacaacagCCAAAGATACAGCAACTGTTCGAATTTTCTGAGACACTAGAATTACTTGCAGAAGTCCATGAGAAAATGGCTGAGTGGGCTTGAATCAGACAGAGCCGTTCAGGGAGAATGGACTTCATTACCTGAACTTGCCATTCGTGACAAGGCAGGGACGTGGCACATGCTCCAGGGGAAGATAAAGTCTGCATGGCTGGCATTGCCTTTGGGCTGTGTGTTGAGAGGGCAGCCTGTGGTGGTTGGTAATAATGTGAAGAAACCTCTGCAGTCCCGCAGGGTAAACTACATCTCAATCTGCCTCATATCAGTGTTTCTCAGTGCTTAATTTGTCCCCATCACTCTTCTGGCTGTTGccatggaatttttttttagcatttagaCTGTGTCGACTGCATGGGGAttacagggagaaagaaaaaagaccaaATGAAAGATTTGGTCTCAGACCTATTATAAAAATTTATCTTTCCTgctaaaaatcagtgttttgcaGAAACCTAGTCAGAAACTACTACCCAGAACGCTTTTACTCCCCTTGTGAAAAACAGCCCAAGACCACTCTTAAGCCACCCCAGAAAAGAGAGGCATGGCATCATCTTGATCATAGTCGATAAAAGCCTTTACTGAGGTGGCATGAATGAAGGAGCAAGCCTGGATATCATTACAGGGGTCCCAAGACCTGAGAATATAAGGAGTTATGCTTTTGTAGCCACAAGCTATCATGGGACAGTTAGATGGAAGCAAATGTGTTCTACCTGTGGCTAAGGTTTCTTTGAAGGAGGCAGGGACTTCAGATTAGAACTGCAAAATCCCATGTAACATCACTATTGCTCTTTCCCTGTCCTTCTTTGCTGGGACTCGGTAAAGCTGGTGGCAGCATAAACACCAGGGCCTTGCATACCACAGCTTAGTTCCTAAAATTCAACATTTGCAAGACCAATATTTCACTCACCACCTTTTCTTAATGTAGCCCCAGTAAAATGTCACAAAAACAGGACTAGcattgtgctgctgctgaaacacagtatttttccttcccttgtgtAACTTGGTTTGCTTTGGCACGTCTATCAATTATGGCTCTATCTGTTAGTGTTCATTTGATCCTATAACCATTTATTCTTTGACAAATTATCTGTGTATAGTTAAGGGGGGAGGGTATTTTCTCTTGGAAATCTTGCTGTTTATTATTGTGTTTAATGTCTTCCTTCTCTAACCCACCTTCAGGTATCTCCATGCCTGTACCTGTCTTTGGACTACAAGATGACTCCAAAGTGTTTAAGAAAGGCAGTTGCTTACTTGCAGATGACAATTTTGTCCTAGTAGGCTCTTTCGTGTCATTCTTCATCCCTCTAACCATCATGGTGGTCACCTACTTTTTAACTATCAAGTCGCTGCAGAAGGAAGCTATGCTATGCGTGAATGACATTGGCCCAAAGACCAAGTTTGCTTCATTTAGCTTCCTCCCTCAGAGTTCCTTGTCCTCAGAGAAACTCTTTCAGCGCTCTTTGAACAGAGATGTGGGGACTTCTGGAAGGAGAACCATGCAATCCATCAGCAACGAGCAGAAGGCTTCCAAAGTTCTTGGCAttgtcttctttctgtttgttgtgATGTGGTGCCCTTTTTTCATCACCAATGTGATGGCTGTAATTTGCAAAGAGTCATGCAATCAAGAAGTCATTGGTGGACTACTTAATGTATTTGTTTGGATTGGCTACCTTTCTTCAGCTGTCAACCCGCTTGTATATACGTTGTTCAATAAAACCTACCGTTCAGCTTTCTCTCGTTACATTCAGTGTCGCTacaaggaggagaagaaaccTTTCCAGCTGATTTTAGTGAACACTATCCCAGCACTTGCATATAATTCTAGCCAGCTCCAGCTAGCACAAATGAAGAGTTtgaaaaaagaggcaaaaatgaTGGCTAAGGATTATTCAATGGTCACAATAGGAATACATCATTTGGATGGTACCTCCAAGGGAAGTATCAGCCcagcaaatgaaaaagttaGCGGTGTGTGACGGTCAGCAGCTGCCATGACAACCACCATGCATATGCTGAAAATTTCACCTGGCTGTGAGAAGCTCTTTCAGCCTAGGAAAATCAGTCCTCTTCAAGAGACCCTTCAACAGCATCACATACACCTCATATTATCCTGTGGATGAAAAGCAGGGTTGAAATTGTATCGaatgtgcaatttttttttcatacagtaCTTTGTCTGTTTTAAGCACAGGCTTtattaaaacttatttttttaatattctaaaggatatatttcttaaagaaaaaatgcaatttctgaTGTTATAACATGGGCTGTGAAGAAACatacacatttcttttctctttgcaagtGAAAGCTAAGCTGTCCTTTCATGTCTCCACAGAGTAGGCTCCAGCTAGTTTGTCTTGCTATGAAGgaattttgttattattaactGAAAGAGCACTTTatggaattttaaataaaattatggtTAATTTactaatatatatttaaaataaattttaaagcattaaagaaaaatctattaaaacCTGTACAGATTAATTACATGGACATTTTGGTAACAGTGTTTTTACggcaatattttcttctgaatgccTATACTGAAATGTTACTTCAGCCATTCATTCGTTCTACAATTCAAACTAGCAATCTTCAAAGGTAAATTATACTTGaatgatcctttttttttattaccatTCTTAATCTTTATTTCATGTCTTGTACTTTATTTCCATTCAAAAATGTTCATCTATTCTCTGTAAAACTTGCAAGTAATTCTTTCTGAAGTAATTACTGGGCCTGATTACCTGCTCCTTCCCAATGGCGTTGACAAGGAAGTGAAGTGAGACAAGAGTGAAAAAACAGGCATATCATTGCTAAGTAAGTTCAGGAATGCTTCCATGTTCATGCCTCTATTTGGTTCCAACAGAGTCTGATTTAAGAAATGTGCGTGGAAATTTTGCATG comes from the Cuculus canorus isolate bCucCan1 chromosome 1, bCucCan1.pri, whole genome shotgun sequence genome and includes:
- the HTR2A gene encoding 5-hydroxytryptamine receptor 2A; this translates as MDILCDEESSVNPTANSLIQINHERRLYRNVYGAGEINISHLFNLTVDSENLTNLSCESKVSPPCYSSLFQLSQKNWPALLTVIVIVLTIAGNILVIMAVSLEKKLQNATNYFLMSLAIADMLLGFLVMPVSMLTILYGYTWPLPTKLCAIWIYLDVLFSTASIMHLCAISLDRYIAIRNPIHHSRFNSRTKAFAKIIAVWTISVGISMPVPVFGLQDDSKVFKKGSCLLADDNFVLVGSFVSFFIPLTIMVVTYFLTIKSLQKEAMLCVNDIGPKTKFASFSFLPQSSLSSEKLFQRSLNRDVGTSGRRTMQSISNEQKASKVLGIVFFLFVVMWCPFFITNVMAVICKESCNQEVIGGLLNVFVWIGYLSSAVNPLVYTLFNKTYRSAFSRYIQCRYKEEKKPFQLILVNTIPALAYNSSQLQLAQMKSLKKEAKMMAKDYSMVTIGIHHLDGTSKGSISPANEKVSGV